In the genome of Sporichthya brevicatena, one region contains:
- the gltX gene encoding glutamate--tRNA ligase — protein sequence MSANSNVRVRFAPSPSGDLHVGNIRTALYDWAYARHTGGTFVFRIEDTDQSRVTPEYIAAAVESMRWLGLSWDEGPEVGGPHAPYQQSQRLEIYREWAQRFLDSGHAYYCYESPEEAEARVARQKAANSPIGYDGHSRDLAPEQRAAYEAEGRKPVIRFRMPAGTTTFTDLIRGEVTFENSTVPDFVLVRADGSPLYTLAVAVDDVLMKITHVVRGEDLLSSTPRQIAVYRAMGVADEDIPTFAHLPFVMGNDNSKLSKRHGAVTIGQFRADGYLPEAMCNYLALLGWSMGDDREEFSLEELAQAFTLDRVNTSPARFDPKKLDSINAAWIRRLDSAELANRVAPFLAEAGVIADPATPAELETLAAAVPLIQERLVTLGQAVDMLRYLFVADVTIDPDAAASMRGPESEAVLKAGIDALEGLSAFAAADIESALRAALIEGLGLKPKVAFGALRVALTGRKVSPPLFESMELLGRDATLARLRAGLAALS from the coding sequence ATGAGCGCGAACAGCAACGTGCGTGTCCGGTTCGCCCCGTCCCCGAGCGGCGACCTGCACGTCGGCAACATCCGCACGGCGCTCTACGACTGGGCGTACGCCCGGCACACCGGCGGGACGTTCGTGTTCCGCATCGAGGACACGGATCAGTCCCGCGTCACGCCGGAGTACATCGCCGCGGCGGTGGAGTCGATGCGGTGGCTCGGCCTGAGCTGGGACGAGGGCCCCGAGGTCGGCGGCCCCCACGCGCCGTACCAGCAGTCGCAACGCCTGGAGATCTACCGCGAGTGGGCGCAGCGCTTCCTCGACTCCGGGCACGCCTACTACTGCTACGAGAGCCCCGAGGAGGCCGAGGCGCGGGTCGCGCGGCAGAAGGCCGCCAACTCACCGATCGGCTACGACGGGCACAGCCGCGACCTCGCCCCGGAGCAGCGCGCCGCCTACGAGGCGGAGGGCCGCAAGCCGGTCATCCGCTTCCGGATGCCGGCGGGCACCACGACCTTCACGGACCTGATCCGCGGCGAGGTCACCTTCGAGAACAGCACCGTCCCGGACTTCGTCCTGGTGCGGGCCGACGGGTCGCCGCTGTACACGCTCGCGGTCGCGGTCGACGACGTGCTGATGAAGATCACGCACGTGGTCCGCGGCGAGGACCTGCTCTCCTCGACCCCGCGTCAGATCGCCGTGTACCGCGCGATGGGCGTCGCCGACGAGGACATCCCGACGTTCGCGCACCTGCCGTTCGTCATGGGCAACGACAACTCGAAGCTCTCGAAGCGGCACGGTGCCGTGACGATCGGTCAGTTCCGCGCGGACGGCTATCTGCCCGAGGCGATGTGCAACTACCTCGCGCTGCTCGGCTGGTCGATGGGCGACGACCGCGAGGAGTTCTCGCTGGAGGAGCTCGCGCAGGCGTTCACCCTCGACCGGGTCAACACCAGCCCGGCGCGCTTCGACCCCAAGAAGCTCGACTCGATCAACGCCGCCTGGATCCGCCGCCTCGACTCCGCCGAGTTGGCGAACCGCGTCGCCCCGTTCCTCGCCGAGGCCGGGGTGATCGCGGACCCGGCGACGCCCGCGGAGCTGGAGACGCTCGCCGCCGCGGTGCCGCTGATCCAGGAGCGGCTGGTCACGCTGGGGCAGGCCGTCGACATGCTGCGGTACCTGTTCGTGGCGGACGTCACGATCGACCCGGACGCCGCCGCGTCGATGCGGGGACCGGAGTCCGAGGCCGTCCTCAAGGCCGGCATCGACGCGCTGGAGGGGCTGAGCGCCTTCGCCGCCGCCGACATCGAGTCCGCCCTGCGTGCGGCGCTGATCGAGGGCCTGGGCCTCAAGCCCAAGGTCGCGTTCGGGGCCCTGCGCGTCGCCCTGACCGGCCGGAAGGTCTCCCCGCCGCTGTTCGAGTCGATGGAGCTCCTCGGCCGGGACGCGACCCTGGCGCGCCTGCGCGCCGGACTGGCCGCCCTGTCCTGA